Proteins encoded within one genomic window of Arachis ipaensis cultivar K30076 chromosome B08, Araip1.1, whole genome shotgun sequence:
- the LOC107611599 gene encoding uncharacterized protein LOC107611599, whose amino-acid sequence MSSQWLSKAFMKKICENPKIKLKTLMRKAHSKWNVNLTKTKAAKVKQLALDEINGTYEEQYRRIHDYAAELLRPMIALDGCFIKTPYGGQLLTVIGWDANNQILPIAYAIVEAETNDSWTWFLLNLCDDLGVDKIRRWADNRQSILTYAGDILPKINKKIEREFDKGGEWMAIYVGRDKYEVSSSYGNRDKFVVDLKNHECSCRKFQLTGYPREHAMSCIRKMCLDVKNYTQNDDALPPVFRKLIGRPKLSRNKAGDEPRNNGPLSKLSRVGQQQKCSYHFSLGHNKRTCPRKRRLEASVKKAQQGKKSAGTTSTRNPIKIVAKATTKATTKTQPKRKSNKRDCREETYLIVYASPKSSYRVLCYR is encoded by the exons ATGAGTTCTCAATGGCTTAGCAAGGCATTTATGAAGAAGATTTGTGAAAACCCAAAGATCAAGTTGAAAACTTTGATGAGGAAGGCTCATAGCAAGTGGAATGTTAACCTCACAAAGACCAAAGCTGCCAAAGTGAAGCAATTAGCATTGGATGAGATTAATGGTACTTATGAAGAGCAATATAGGAGGATACATGACTATGCTGCCGAGTTACTGAG ACCCATGATTGCTCTTGATGGATGCTTCATCAAGACTCCATATGGAGGTCAACTTCTAACAGTTATTGGATGGGATGCCAACAATCAGATTTTGCCAATTGCCTATGCTATTGTTGAAGCAGAGACAAACGACTCATGGACTTGGTTTTTGTTGAATTTATGTGATGATTTGGGTGTTGACAAAATCAGAAG GTGGGCTGATAATAGACAAAGTATACTGACATATGCTGGAGATATTTTgccaaaaataaacaagaaaattgaaagaGAGTTTGATAAGGGTGGGGAGTGGATGGCCATCTATGTGGGTAGGGACAAATATGAGGTGTCCAGCAGCTACGGTAACAGGGACAAATTTGTTGTGGACTTAAAGAACCATGAGTGCTCCTGTAGAAAGTTTCAGCTAACAGGTTATCCTCGTGAGCATGCCATGAGTTGCATTAGGAAAATGTGTTTAGATGTTAAGAACTAT ACTCAGAATGATGATGCGCTGCCACCAGTCTTTAGGAAACTAATAGGGCGCCCTAAATTAAGCAGGAACAAGGCTGGTGATGAGCCACGGAACAATGGACCACTGTCTAAATTATCCAGGGTTGGACAACAACAAAAATGCTCCTACCATTTTTCACTTGGTCACAACAAAAGAACCTGCCCTAGAAAACGTAGGTTAGAGGCCTCGGTAAAAAAAG CTCAACAGGGCAAGAAGAGTGCTGGCACAACTAGTACCAGAAACCCCATCAAGATTGTAGCAAAGGCAACAACAAAAGCAACAACAAAAACTCAGCCAAAAAGGAAGAGCAATAAAAGAGACTGCAGAGAGGAGACTTACTTGATAGTTTACGCATCCCCAAAATCTTCTTACAGGGTTCTCTGCTATAGATGA